One Festucalex cinctus isolate MCC-2025b chromosome 1, RoL_Fcin_1.0, whole genome shotgun sequence genomic region harbors:
- the eif4g1a gene encoding eukaryotic translation initiation factor 4 gamma 1a isoform X4 → MNKPPQPIPGPTSVPNPSPSPGLTPAAYGPGQPPSLVFATPPPPPMNSAPQPRQFAAGPRTLHQQGGYRALQGYYSNRPAMATNAQRVPTSSGPRPVGPPHVYPPSSQMMMIPQQQLSFAGSPQGYFLPPGQYRPPYMAPTQQYPVTSGTAGYYAGTSPAEYSGYEPSLAARERRGGGGRGGGRENGRLSLHGAPLTSQRYPAGAYYPAQPAYSTSVQPAQVIINPAQQQQPAPPSQQPPAPTQGPPKRERKPIRIRDPTRGGRDITEEIMSGGRSTTTPTPPQANITESGAAQTNGEVIPPVTAVARRDDNMEHVANVETPPPPPTANPEPAFEATQEGDIQDVPAAELEPAAPDLAPEVPAQLVEDQPVPALLPPVAIASPVVEVEVDTNAGDTVDAPVCPSPSTAQEEEPQAAPAPCEKVPEKQQVEEVQVAEEKEEPGEVAPIEPTAELAEVVTPVGTETEEMPTKMAAEEPPVLVQETVASLTQNAAPEPEPEPKPKPAPEEPAEPPLSNGLPQDVEELCEEDTTPCDQPDASQSQESTPVEKTAAPVVEEAEVEEKEKEKEVAVVEEKKEELVKVAKSEDVSPVAVNCPTAESAMQAATSVPKKKRNMKEINKKEAIGDLLDAFTEEQDAKPASEPSSTQADPVPVAPAEPPAEVADETWEEKEDKQNAEPESKVESTDKKYQYKEEQWKPINPEDKKRYDRKFLLGFQFISASMNKPEGLPVINDVVLDKVNKTPLRPAEPVRMMNVGPDFTPSYLGNLGSRSVGGPRGPPPGPRRSQQGQRKEPRKIITSMSLNDDVQLNKAEKAWKPSTKKGGGGGGGGGGGGGGGGGGGGRGRGEEDVTAAPDEELTPEQAQTQEILKRLRSILNKLTPQKFQDLMNQVKELTIDTEERLKGAIDLIFEKAILEPSFSVAYANMCRCLTALKVPTTEKPGYNVTFRKLLLNRCQKEFEKDQDDDEFLDKKQKEMEAAKDEEERERMRLELEEARDKARRRSLGNIKFIGELFKLKMLTEAIMHDCVVKLLKNHDEESLECLCRLLSTIGKDLDFEKAKPRMDQYFHQMEKIIKERKTSSRIRFMLQDVLDLRRCNWVPRRGDQGPKTIDQIHKDAEMEEHREQIKVQQQLMSKKDTGGGGSRMGGGMGGRGPHAPGGGRGSQPQDEGWNTVPITKRPYDTARLKITKPDNPDLNNQRLAPSGKGWGKGSSGGMGVKTATADQDSGRSTTSTVNRFGALQHSSSMSSDSDRRAPQSRSSSSRERGGDRDRADRDRDRFERFDRDDRSSRSQVTKRSFSRETEERGGRGGDNRPTNEPVRRVASMTDSRDRGSRDRGSRDRGSRDRGSRDRGSRDRGPSKDLPGKRESAPAPPSLPKLTEEEVEKKSTAIIEEYLHINELKEAMDCVSELNSTALLYVFVRQGVESTLERSTSAREHMGLLLHKLIQLGTMPVPQYFKGLLEILEVAEDMAIDIPHIWLYLAEIITPMLLEGGIPMGQLFREIAKPLLPIGKAGVLLVQILHLLCKGMTRSKVGALWKEAGLNWSDFLSKDEDVNKFVTEQKVEFTTGEEQESTDIAKKPLSADELRQELERLFRDKASNQRVKDWVEANLDEQQSSSNQFVRALMTAVCQFAITGDPYKVDVPLINTRAALLRDFLNDEEKELQALYALQALMVQMEQPANLLRMFFDALYDDDVIKEEAFYKWESSKDAAEQSGKGVALKSVTAFFTWLREPEEESDKD, encoded by the exons ATGAATAAACCACCGCAGCCTATACCGGGACCCACCTCTGTCCCAAACCCTTCCCCTTCCCCTGGATTGACACCG GCCGCATACGGACCTGGGCAGCCTCCATCTCTTGTCTTCGCCACACCTCCACCCCCACCAATGAACTCCGCTCCCCAGCCAAGACAG TTTGCCGCAGGGCCCCGTACGTTACACCAACAG GGTGGATACAGAGCGCTACAG GGTTATTATTCGAACCGTCCGGCAATGGCCACCAACGCGCAGAGGGTCCCAACAAGCAGTGGCCCTCGACCCGTTGGACCCCCCCACGTCTACCCGCCGAGCTcccagatgatgatgattcccCAGCAGCAGCTCTCGTTCGCCGGCTCCCCTCAGGGTTACTTTCTTCCCCCTGGACAG TACCGGCCCCCATACATGGCACCTACTCAGCAGTATCCCGTGACCAGCGGTACTGCAGGCTACTATGCGGGAACCAGCCCTGCTGAATACTCCGGCTACG AGCCCTCTCTTGCTGCGAGGGAGAGGCGGGGTGGCGGGGGGAGAGGCGGCGGCCGAGAGAACGGCCGTCTCTCTCTCCACGGTGCTCCTCTCACCTCCCAGCGCTACCCCG CAGGAGCATACTACCCGGCTCAGCCAGCGTACTCTACGTCTGTCCAGCCCGCACAGGTCATTATCAACCCTGCCCAGCAACAACAACCAGCCCCCCCATCTCAGCAGCCACCAGCACCGACACAAGGCCCACCAAAGAGGGAACGTAAACCG ATCAGAATACGTGACCCGACCCGGGGCGGACGCGATATCACGGAGGAGATTATGTCTGGTGGAAGGTCCACTACTACACCAACTCCACCACAG GCCAACATCACAGAATCTGGAGCCGCACAGACTAACGGCGAAGTCATTCCGCCTGTTACGGCAGTCGCAAGACGAG ATGACAACATGGAGCATGTTGCTAATGTTGAGACCCCACCACCCCCTCCCACTGCGAACCCCGAGCCCGCATTTGAGGCCACACAGGAAGGAGACATCCAGGATGTGCCGGCTGCGGAATTGGAACCTGCGGCCCCTGACCTGGCTCCTGAAGTCCCGGCCCAACTGGTGGAGGACCAACCGGTCCCCGCTCTCCTCCCTCCCGTCGCAATAGCATCCCCCGTGGTGGAAGTTGAAGTCGACACTAACGCCGGTGACACGGTAGACGCTCCCGTCTGCCCGTCTCCTTCGACGGCACAAGAGGAGGAACCGCAGGCTGCTCCGGCTCCGTGTGAGAAGGTGCCAGAAAAGCAACAAGTGGAGGAAGTGCAGGTAGCGGAAGAAAAGGAAGAGCCCGGGGAGGTTGCCCCAATAGAGCCTACTGCTGAACTTGCAGAAGTAGTAACCCCTGTTGGTACGGAAACAGAGGAAATGCCGACAAAGATGGCGGCTGAAGAGCCTCCAGTCTTGGTGCAGGAGACCGTTGCTTCACTGACCCAGAATGCTGCTCCTGAACCCGAGCCGGAACCCAAGCCCAAACCCGCCCCTGAAGAACCAGCAGAGCCTCCTCTCTCCAACGGCCTTCCCCAGGACGTGGAGGAACTCTGCGAGGAAGACACTACACCCTGCGACCAGCCAGATGCTTCTCAATCTCAGGAATCCACACCTGTGGAGAAAACTGCAGCTCCAGTTGTGGAGGAGGCGGAGGtcgaggagaaggagaaggagaaggaggtgGCGGTGGTGGAAGAGAAGAAAGAGGAATTGGTGAAGGTGGCAAAAAGTGAGGACGTCTCTCCTGTCGCTGTAAACTGTCCCACAGCGGAATCTGCTATGCAAG CTGCTACGTCTGTgccaaagaagaagaggaacatGAAGGAAATCAACAAGAAGGAGGCCATTGGAGACCTCCTCGATGCCTTCACAGAG GAGCAGGATGCCAAGCCTGCCTCAGAGCCCTCGTCCACTCAGGCCGACCCTGTCCCTGTTGCTCCAGCTGAACCTCCCGCCGAGGTGGCAGATGAGACctgggaggagaaggaggacaaGCAGAATGCAGAACCGGAATCCAAAGTGGAATCCACTGACAAGAAATACCAGTACAAAGAAG AACAATGGAAGCCAATAAACCCCGAAGATAAAAAACGCTACGACCGAAAGTTCCTGCTGGGCTTCCAGTTCATCAGCGCCAGCATGAACAAACCCGAAGGCCTGCCCGTCATCAACGACGTGGTTCTGGACAAG GTGAACAAGACTCCACTGCGGCCTGCAGAACCAGTTCGAATGATGAATGTCGGGCCAGATTTCACCCCCTCGTATTTGGGCAATCTGGGCAGCAGATCAGTTGGAGGACCGCGTGGacca CCCCCCGGGCCACGTCGTTCCCAGCAGGGTCAGCGGAAAGAGCCGCGCAAAATCATCACCAGCATGTCGCTCAACGACGACGTGCAGCTCAACAAAGCGGAGAAGGCCTGGAAGCCCTCGACTAAgaagggcggcggcggcggtggcggcggcggcggcggtggtggcggcggcggcggcggcggcggccgtggCCGCGGCGAGGAGGACGTGACGGCGGCGCCTGACGAAGAGCTCACCCCCGAGCAAGCCCAAACGCAAGAGATTCTGAAGCGACTGCGCAGTATCCTCAACAAACTGACTCCGCAGAAGTTCCAGGACCTGATGAATCAGGTGAAGGAGCTGACCATAGACACGGAGGAGAGGCTGAAGGGTGCCATCGACCTCATCTTTGAGAAAGCCATCTTGGAGCCCAGCTTCTCTGTGGCCTACGCCAACATGTGCCGCTGCCTTACAGCG TTGAAAGTCCCCACGACGGAGAAACCAGGATACAATGTGACCTTCCGCAAGCTGCTGCTCAACCGCTGCCAGAAAGAGTTTGAGAAGGACCAGGATGACGACGAGTTCTTGGACAAGAAACAAAAGGAGATGGAGGCCGCCAAAGAC GAGGAGGAGCGTGAGCGCATGCGGCTGGAGCTGGAGGAAGCCCGAGACAAGGCCAGGCGCCGCTCGCTAGGCAACATCAAATTCATTGGTGAACTCTTCAAGCTCAAGATGCTAACGGAGGCCATCATGCACGACTGTGTGGTCAAACTACTGAAGAATCATGACGAGGAGTCTCTGGAGTGTCTCTGCAGGCTGCTCTCCACCATTGGCAAGGACCTGGACTTCGAGAAAGCCAAG CCACGTATGGATCAGTATTTTCATCAAATGGAAAAGATAATCAAAGAGAGAAAAACGTCATCCCGGATCCGTTTCATGCTGCAAGATGTCTTGGACCTCAGACGG TGTAACTGGGTGCCCAGAAGAGGAGATCAAGGTCCTAAAACCATCGACCAGATCCACAAGGACGCGGAGATGGAGGAGCACAGGGAGCAGATAAAAGTCCAGCAGCAGCTCATGTCTAAAAAGGACACGGGTGGAGGCGGCAGCAGGATGGGTGGAGGTATGGGCGGCCGGGGCCCTCACGCACCGGGAGGTGGCCGGGGCAGCCAACCCCAGGATGAGGGCTGGAACACGGTGCCCATCACTAAGAGACCCTACGACACCGCCCGCCTTAAGATCACAAAG CCCGACAATCCGGATCTCAACAATCAACGGTTGGCTCCGTCAGGCAAAGGCTGGGGCAAAGGCAGCAGCGGAGGAATGGGAGTCAAAACTGCAACGGCAGACCAAG ACTCTGGCCGGTCAACTACCAGCACCGTCAACCGCTTCGGTGCCCTGCAACACTCAAGCTCCATGTCCTCAGATTCCGATCGTAGAGCTCCTCAGAG CAGGTCGAGCTCCAGCCGCGAACGAGGCGGCGACAGAGACCGGGCCGACCGGGACCGAGATCGCTTTGAACGCTTCGACCGCGACGATCGAAGCAGCCGGAGCCAAGTCACCAAGCGGAGCTTCAGCAGAGAAACGGAGGAGCGCGGCGGAAGGGGCGGCGACAACAGGCCCACCAATGAGCCCGTGCGCCGCGTGGCCAGCATGACGGACAGCCGCGATCGGGGAAGCAGGGACCGAGGCAGCAGAGATCGAGGCAGCCGGGACCGAGGCAGTAGAGACAGGGGAAGCCGGGACAGAGGTCCAAGCAAAGACCTCCCAG GAAAGCGCGAGAGTGCCCCCGCTCCTCCCTCTCTTCCTAAATTGACGGAAGAGGAGGTTGAGAAGAAGTCCACCGCCATCATCGAAGAGTACCTCCACATCAACGAGTTGAAG GAGGCCATGGACTGCGTGTCGGAGCTCAACAGCACCGCGTTGCTCTACGTGTTCGTGCGGCAGGGCGTGGAGTCGACGCTGGAGCGCAGCACCAGCGCTCGAGAGCACATGGGCTTGTTGCTGCACAAACTCATCCAATTGGGGACCATGCCTGTTCCGCAGTATTTCAAAGG GCTTCTCGAGATTCTGGAGGTCGCCGAAGACATGGCCATAGACATACCTCACATCTGGCTGTACCTAGCGGAAATCATCACCCCCATGCTCCTTGAGGGCGGCATCCCTATGGGGCAGCTCTTCAG GGAGATCGCCAAGCCGCTCTTACCGATTGGGAAGGCCGGCGTGCTGCTGGTGCAAATCCTCCACCTGCTCTGCAAAGGGATG ACTCGCAGTAAGGTCGGTGCCCTGTGGAAAGAGGCGGGACTCAACTGGAGTGATTTCCTGTCCAAAGATGAAGACGTCAACAAGTTTGTCACTGAGCAG AAAGTGGAGTTCACAACCGGAGAGGAGCAGGAGTCCACGGACATCGCCAAGAAGCCGCTGAGCGCCGACGAGCTCAGGCAAGAGCTGGAGCGCCTCTTCCGCGACAAGGCCAGCAATCAGCGGGTCAAAGACTGGGTGGAG GCCAACCTGGATGAGCAGCAGAGCTCCTCCAACCAGTTCGTACGCGCACTCATGACCGCCGTGTGCCAGTTCGCCATTACAG GGGACCCATACAAAGTGGACGTGCCGCTGATCAACACCCGAGCCGCCCTGCTTCGGGACTTCCTGAACGACGAGGAGAAGGAGCTGCAGGCGCTCTACGCCCTGCAGGCGCTCATGGTGCAAATGGAGCAGCCTGCAA ACCTCCTGCGCATGTTCTTTGACGCGCTGTACGACGACGACGTCATCAAGGAGGAGGCCTTCTACAAGTGGGAGTCCAGCAAAGACGCGGCGGAGCAGAGCGGCAAAGGCGTGGCCCTCAAGTCGGTCACCGCCTTCTTCACTTGGCTGCGCGAGCCCGAGGAAGAGTCTGACAAAGACTAA
- the eif4g1a gene encoding eukaryotic translation initiation factor 4 gamma 1a isoform X9, whose protein sequence is MNKPPQPIPGPTSVPNPSPSPGLTPAAYGPGQPPSLVFATPPPPPMNSAPQPRQGYYSNRPAMATNAQRVPTSSGPRPVGPPHVYPPSSQMMMIPQQQLSFAGSPQGYFLPPGQYRPPYMAPTQQYPVTSGTAGYYAGTSPAEYSGYAGAYYPAQPAYSTSVQPAQVIINPAQQQQPAPPSQQPPAPTQGPPKRERKPIRIRDPTRGGRDITEEIMSGGRSTTTPTPPQANITESGAAQTNGEVIPPVTAVARRDDNMEHVANVETPPPPPTANPEPAFEATQEGDIQDVPAAELEPAAPDLAPEVPAQLVEDQPVPALLPPVAIASPVVEVEVDTNAGDTVDAPVCPSPSTAQEEEPQAAPAPCEKVPEKQQVEEVQVAEEKEEPGEVAPIEPTAELAEVVTPVGTETEEMPTKMAAEEPPVLVQETVASLTQNAAPEPEPEPKPKPAPEEPAEPPLSNGLPQDVEELCEEDTTPCDQPDASQSQESTPVEKTAAPVVEEAEVEEKEKEKEVAVVEEKKEELVKVAKSEDVSPVAVNCPTAESAMQAATSVPKKKRNMKEINKKEAIGDLLDAFTEEQDAKPASEPSSTQADPVPVAPAEPPAEVADETWEEKEDKQNAEPESKVESTDKKYQYKEEQWKPINPEDKKRYDRKFLLGFQFISASMNKPEGLPVINDVVLDKVNKTPLRPAEPVRMMNVGPDFTPSYLGNLGSRSVGGPRGPPPGPRRSQQGQRKEPRKIITSMSLNDDVQLNKAEKAWKPSTKKGGGGGGGGGGGGGGGGGGGGRGRGEEDVTAAPDEELTPEQAQTQEILKRLRSILNKLTPQKFQDLMNQVKELTIDTEERLKGAIDLIFEKAILEPSFSVAYANMCRCLTALKVPTTEKPGYNVTFRKLLLNRCQKEFEKDQDDDEFLDKKQKEMEAAKDEEERERMRLELEEARDKARRRSLGNIKFIGELFKLKMLTEAIMHDCVVKLLKNHDEESLECLCRLLSTIGKDLDFEKAKPRMDQYFHQMEKIIKERKTSSRIRFMLQDVLDLRRCNWVPRRGDQGPKTIDQIHKDAEMEEHREQIKVQQQLMSKKDTGGGGSRMGGGMGGRGPHAPGGGRGSQPQDEGWNTVPITKRPYDTARLKITKPDNPDLNNQRLAPSGKGWGKGSSGGMGVKTATADQDSGRSTTSTVNRFGALQHSSSMSSDSDRRAPQSRSSSSRERGGDRDRADRDRDRFERFDRDDRSSRSQVTKRSFSRETEERGGRGGDNRPTNEPVRRVASMTDSRDRGSRDRGSRDRGSRDRGSRDRGSRDRGPSKDLPGKRESAPAPPSLPKLTEEEVEKKSTAIIEEYLHINELKEAMDCVSELNSTALLYVFVRQGVESTLERSTSAREHMGLLLHKLIQLGTMPVPQYFKGLLEILEVAEDMAIDIPHIWLYLAEIITPMLLEGGIPMGQLFREIAKPLLPIGKAGVLLVQILHLLCKGMTRSKVGALWKEAGLNWSDFLSKDEDVNKFVTEQKVEFTTGEEQESTDIAKKPLSADELRQELERLFRDKASNQRVKDWVEANLDEQQSSSNQFVRALMTAVCQFAITGDPYKVDVPLINTRAALLRDFLNDEEKELQALYALQALMVQMEQPANLLRMFFDALYDDDVIKEEAFYKWESSKDAAEQSGKGVALKSVTAFFTWLREPEEESDKD, encoded by the exons ATGAATAAACCACCGCAGCCTATACCGGGACCCACCTCTGTCCCAAACCCTTCCCCTTCCCCTGGATTGACACCG GCCGCATACGGACCTGGGCAGCCTCCATCTCTTGTCTTCGCCACACCTCCACCCCCACCAATGAACTCCGCTCCCCAGCCAAGACAG GGTTATTATTCGAACCGTCCGGCAATGGCCACCAACGCGCAGAGGGTCCCAACAAGCAGTGGCCCTCGACCCGTTGGACCCCCCCACGTCTACCCGCCGAGCTcccagatgatgatgattcccCAGCAGCAGCTCTCGTTCGCCGGCTCCCCTCAGGGTTACTTTCTTCCCCCTGGACAG TACCGGCCCCCATACATGGCACCTACTCAGCAGTATCCCGTGACCAGCGGTACTGCAGGCTACTATGCGGGAACCAGCCCTGCTGAATACTCCGGCTACG CAGGAGCATACTACCCGGCTCAGCCAGCGTACTCTACGTCTGTCCAGCCCGCACAGGTCATTATCAACCCTGCCCAGCAACAACAACCAGCCCCCCCATCTCAGCAGCCACCAGCACCGACACAAGGCCCACCAAAGAGGGAACGTAAACCG ATCAGAATACGTGACCCGACCCGGGGCGGACGCGATATCACGGAGGAGATTATGTCTGGTGGAAGGTCCACTACTACACCAACTCCACCACAG GCCAACATCACAGAATCTGGAGCCGCACAGACTAACGGCGAAGTCATTCCGCCTGTTACGGCAGTCGCAAGACGAG ATGACAACATGGAGCATGTTGCTAATGTTGAGACCCCACCACCCCCTCCCACTGCGAACCCCGAGCCCGCATTTGAGGCCACACAGGAAGGAGACATCCAGGATGTGCCGGCTGCGGAATTGGAACCTGCGGCCCCTGACCTGGCTCCTGAAGTCCCGGCCCAACTGGTGGAGGACCAACCGGTCCCCGCTCTCCTCCCTCCCGTCGCAATAGCATCCCCCGTGGTGGAAGTTGAAGTCGACACTAACGCCGGTGACACGGTAGACGCTCCCGTCTGCCCGTCTCCTTCGACGGCACAAGAGGAGGAACCGCAGGCTGCTCCGGCTCCGTGTGAGAAGGTGCCAGAAAAGCAACAAGTGGAGGAAGTGCAGGTAGCGGAAGAAAAGGAAGAGCCCGGGGAGGTTGCCCCAATAGAGCCTACTGCTGAACTTGCAGAAGTAGTAACCCCTGTTGGTACGGAAACAGAGGAAATGCCGACAAAGATGGCGGCTGAAGAGCCTCCAGTCTTGGTGCAGGAGACCGTTGCTTCACTGACCCAGAATGCTGCTCCTGAACCCGAGCCGGAACCCAAGCCCAAACCCGCCCCTGAAGAACCAGCAGAGCCTCCTCTCTCCAACGGCCTTCCCCAGGACGTGGAGGAACTCTGCGAGGAAGACACTACACCCTGCGACCAGCCAGATGCTTCTCAATCTCAGGAATCCACACCTGTGGAGAAAACTGCAGCTCCAGTTGTGGAGGAGGCGGAGGtcgaggagaaggagaaggagaaggaggtgGCGGTGGTGGAAGAGAAGAAAGAGGAATTGGTGAAGGTGGCAAAAAGTGAGGACGTCTCTCCTGTCGCTGTAAACTGTCCCACAGCGGAATCTGCTATGCAAG CTGCTACGTCTGTgccaaagaagaagaggaacatGAAGGAAATCAACAAGAAGGAGGCCATTGGAGACCTCCTCGATGCCTTCACAGAG GAGCAGGATGCCAAGCCTGCCTCAGAGCCCTCGTCCACTCAGGCCGACCCTGTCCCTGTTGCTCCAGCTGAACCTCCCGCCGAGGTGGCAGATGAGACctgggaggagaaggaggacaaGCAGAATGCAGAACCGGAATCCAAAGTGGAATCCACTGACAAGAAATACCAGTACAAAGAAG AACAATGGAAGCCAATAAACCCCGAAGATAAAAAACGCTACGACCGAAAGTTCCTGCTGGGCTTCCAGTTCATCAGCGCCAGCATGAACAAACCCGAAGGCCTGCCCGTCATCAACGACGTGGTTCTGGACAAG GTGAACAAGACTCCACTGCGGCCTGCAGAACCAGTTCGAATGATGAATGTCGGGCCAGATTTCACCCCCTCGTATTTGGGCAATCTGGGCAGCAGATCAGTTGGAGGACCGCGTGGacca CCCCCCGGGCCACGTCGTTCCCAGCAGGGTCAGCGGAAAGAGCCGCGCAAAATCATCACCAGCATGTCGCTCAACGACGACGTGCAGCTCAACAAAGCGGAGAAGGCCTGGAAGCCCTCGACTAAgaagggcggcggcggcggtggcggcggcggcggcggtggtggcggcggcggcggcggcggcggccgtggCCGCGGCGAGGAGGACGTGACGGCGGCGCCTGACGAAGAGCTCACCCCCGAGCAAGCCCAAACGCAAGAGATTCTGAAGCGACTGCGCAGTATCCTCAACAAACTGACTCCGCAGAAGTTCCAGGACCTGATGAATCAGGTGAAGGAGCTGACCATAGACACGGAGGAGAGGCTGAAGGGTGCCATCGACCTCATCTTTGAGAAAGCCATCTTGGAGCCCAGCTTCTCTGTGGCCTACGCCAACATGTGCCGCTGCCTTACAGCG TTGAAAGTCCCCACGACGGAGAAACCAGGATACAATGTGACCTTCCGCAAGCTGCTGCTCAACCGCTGCCAGAAAGAGTTTGAGAAGGACCAGGATGACGACGAGTTCTTGGACAAGAAACAAAAGGAGATGGAGGCCGCCAAAGAC GAGGAGGAGCGTGAGCGCATGCGGCTGGAGCTGGAGGAAGCCCGAGACAAGGCCAGGCGCCGCTCGCTAGGCAACATCAAATTCATTGGTGAACTCTTCAAGCTCAAGATGCTAACGGAGGCCATCATGCACGACTGTGTGGTCAAACTACTGAAGAATCATGACGAGGAGTCTCTGGAGTGTCTCTGCAGGCTGCTCTCCACCATTGGCAAGGACCTGGACTTCGAGAAAGCCAAG CCACGTATGGATCAGTATTTTCATCAAATGGAAAAGATAATCAAAGAGAGAAAAACGTCATCCCGGATCCGTTTCATGCTGCAAGATGTCTTGGACCTCAGACGG TGTAACTGGGTGCCCAGAAGAGGAGATCAAGGTCCTAAAACCATCGACCAGATCCACAAGGACGCGGAGATGGAGGAGCACAGGGAGCAGATAAAAGTCCAGCAGCAGCTCATGTCTAAAAAGGACACGGGTGGAGGCGGCAGCAGGATGGGTGGAGGTATGGGCGGCCGGGGCCCTCACGCACCGGGAGGTGGCCGGGGCAGCCAACCCCAGGATGAGGGCTGGAACACGGTGCCCATCACTAAGAGACCCTACGACACCGCCCGCCTTAAGATCACAAAG CCCGACAATCCGGATCTCAACAATCAACGGTTGGCTCCGTCAGGCAAAGGCTGGGGCAAAGGCAGCAGCGGAGGAATGGGAGTCAAAACTGCAACGGCAGACCAAG ACTCTGGCCGGTCAACTACCAGCACCGTCAACCGCTTCGGTGCCCTGCAACACTCAAGCTCCATGTCCTCAGATTCCGATCGTAGAGCTCCTCAGAG CAGGTCGAGCTCCAGCCGCGAACGAGGCGGCGACAGAGACCGGGCCGACCGGGACCGAGATCGCTTTGAACGCTTCGACCGCGACGATCGAAGCAGCCGGAGCCAAGTCACCAAGCGGAGCTTCAGCAGAGAAACGGAGGAGCGCGGCGGAAGGGGCGGCGACAACAGGCCCACCAATGAGCCCGTGCGCCGCGTGGCCAGCATGACGGACAGCCGCGATCGGGGAAGCAGGGACCGAGGCAGCAGAGATCGAGGCAGCCGGGACCGAGGCAGTAGAGACAGGGGAAGCCGGGACAGAGGTCCAAGCAAAGACCTCCCAG GAAAGCGCGAGAGTGCCCCCGCTCCTCCCTCTCTTCCTAAATTGACGGAAGAGGAGGTTGAGAAGAAGTCCACCGCCATCATCGAAGAGTACCTCCACATCAACGAGTTGAAG GAGGCCATGGACTGCGTGTCGGAGCTCAACAGCACCGCGTTGCTCTACGTGTTCGTGCGGCAGGGCGTGGAGTCGACGCTGGAGCGCAGCACCAGCGCTCGAGAGCACATGGGCTTGTTGCTGCACAAACTCATCCAATTGGGGACCATGCCTGTTCCGCAGTATTTCAAAGG GCTTCTCGAGATTCTGGAGGTCGCCGAAGACATGGCCATAGACATACCTCACATCTGGCTGTACCTAGCGGAAATCATCACCCCCATGCTCCTTGAGGGCGGCATCCCTATGGGGCAGCTCTTCAG GGAGATCGCCAAGCCGCTCTTACCGATTGGGAAGGCCGGCGTGCTGCTGGTGCAAATCCTCCACCTGCTCTGCAAAGGGATG ACTCGCAGTAAGGTCGGTGCCCTGTGGAAAGAGGCGGGACTCAACTGGAGTGATTTCCTGTCCAAAGATGAAGACGTCAACAAGTTTGTCACTGAGCAG AAAGTGGAGTTCACAACCGGAGAGGAGCAGGAGTCCACGGACATCGCCAAGAAGCCGCTGAGCGCCGACGAGCTCAGGCAAGAGCTGGAGCGCCTCTTCCGCGACAAGGCCAGCAATCAGCGGGTCAAAGACTGGGTGGAG GCCAACCTGGATGAGCAGCAGAGCTCCTCCAACCAGTTCGTACGCGCACTCATGACCGCCGTGTGCCAGTTCGCCATTACAG GGGACCCATACAAAGTGGACGTGCCGCTGATCAACACCCGAGCCGCCCTGCTTCGGGACTTCCTGAACGACGAGGAGAAGGAGCTGCAGGCGCTCTACGCCCTGCAGGCGCTCATGGTGCAAATGGAGCAGCCTGCAA ACCTCCTGCGCATGTTCTTTGACGCGCTGTACGACGACGACGTCATCAAGGAGGAGGCCTTCTACAAGTGGGAGTCCAGCAAAGACGCGGCGGAGCAGAGCGGCAAAGGCGTGGCCCTCAAGTCGGTCACCGCCTTCTTCACTTGGCTGCGCGAGCCCGAGGAAGAGTCTGACAAAGACTAA